The region CGCTATGTTTTTTATAGATTTCTTCAGCAGTAGGACTGCGCCAAAGATTTCGACTACATACAAAAAGAACATTCATTAAGTTATAGTTTTTGATTTTTATACTATCAACTCCCAACCCCGAATTCCCAACTGTAAAACTACTTCGTCAGCTGCTTAAACACATCTTCCAGCTTTTGTTCTTCCTTATTAAGTGTAAGTACAGATAATTTATTCTGAACCGCGAAGTCGAAAATTTCTTTACGGATGTCTCTATCTTCAGTTGAACTTATCTTCCAGGTGTTCTCCGAAATTTGTTCAACTTCTCTAACACCACTAATTGTCTTTAAACTATTTTTTGAAACACTTGCGTCAAACTCTACTGTATAAACTTGTTTGCTTGTGTTCTTCTGTAAATTTTGTGTGCTTTCGTTAGCAACAATTTCTCCTTTGTTAATGATGATGACTTTATCACAAACAGCTTCTACTTCCTGCATAATATGTGTGCTCAACATAACGGTCTTTTCCTTGCCCAAAGTTTTAATCAACCCTCTGATTTCTTCCAATTGATTCGGGTCTAATCCTGTAGTAGGCTCATCCATAATCAACACTTTTGGGTCGTGAATAATCGCTTGCGCTAAACCAACACGCTGACGGTAACCTTTTGACAAAGCACCGATTTTTTTCTTTTGTTCCACCTGTAAGCCGGTGAGTTCAATCATTTCGGCCACGCGTTTTTTGATATTATCCACTTTGTAAAGTCCGCCTACAAATTCCAAAAATTCCTTTACATACATATCGAGGTAAAGTGGGTTATGCTCCGGTAAATAGCCAATTTGCTTTTTTACTTCCAAGCTTTGCTCCAGGATATCAAAACCACAAACTTTAACTGCACCGTGTGTGGGCGGAATATAACAGGTAATAATTTTCATCATGGTACTCTTTCCGGCGCCATTCGGACCAAGAAATCCAACAATTTCACCGGTATTCACGGTAAATGATACGTTATTGAGAGCCTTTTGCTCGCCGTATAACTTGGTGATATTATTAACAACTATTGACATAAATTATTGCTTGTACAAATCTAATAAAATTAAACCGTTTTGTAGATTTGTGTTGAAATGATTGGAATACTTACTAAATCCACCGGCAGTCGTTATCTCGTTAGACTTCCCAATGGCGAAATAATTGATTGTGTACTCAAGGGAAAAATACGTCTCGACGGACGCAAAACAACCAATCCGGTGGCTGTAGGTGATGTAGTGGATGTGGAAAGTGATGAAAATGGCGATTATGTGATTGCCAACATTCACCCGCGAAAAAATTACATCATCCGTAAGTCTATTAACCTTTCCAAACAAGCACAGATTTTAGCGAGTAATCTCGATCAGGCCATGCTGGTAGTTACCCTCGTAGCACCACGTACCAGTTTAGGATTTATTGACCGATTTTTAATCACCGCTGAAGCTTATTCCATTCCGGCTATTTTGGTGTTTAATAAATCAGATGTTTTAGATGAAGAATTACTGGGGCTTCAACAAGAGATAATTTCTATTTACGAAAATGCGGGTTACAAATGTATTGTAGTTAGTAGTTTGAAAAAACAAAACCTGGACGAAGTAAAAGATTTATTGAAAGATAAAACCACTCTTATTTCGGGACATTCCGGTGTAGGGAAATCCACTTTAATAAATGCAATTGAGCCCCGGCTCGATTTAAAAACCGGAGATATTTCATCGGTTCATTTAAAAGGAATGCATACCACTACTTTTGCTGAACTTCATCCCTTAAGTTTTGGAGGATTTATCATTGATACGCCCGGAATAAAAGAATTGGGTTTAGTGGAAATGAAGAAGGAGGAGGTAGGACATTACTTTCCTGAAATCAGAAAGGTGATGAATAATTGCAAATTCAATAATTGTTTACATGTGAATGAACCTAAATGCGCTGTTAAGGAGGCTGTAGAAAACGGTGAAATTTCCGAGGAGCGCTATCATAGTTATTTAGGAATTCTGAATGGTGAAGAAATGGATTGGAAAGAATGGGAGTTAAGGTAATTATATCAAATAAGAGTTTCCCGTTACAATCGTCAGGCCGAAATATTGGACGCGCGTTGTTTTTGTTTTTTGTATGTTTCAGCAACTCGCTCTTCCCTCAAAAGTATAACGACTTTGCTGTTTCACTACACGAAGAGGCCATCAATAAGGTATTTGCTGCAGTTGGAGAAATAAAAGGTAGCAGTGATTATGAAGTCATGCTTATAAAAGGGAAATACTATTGGAAAATCATCAATCCTAAAATAAATCTCAAACCGGATAGCAGCGATTTTACCTGCGATGCAAAAGTAGAAGTGGGTCCGTTTAACTACAGTACTCAAGTAATTGGTAATGTAAAAGTGAGTTATGATGCAAAGAAGAATGAAATCATCATTAAAATTTCACGCGCTATTTTCGAGTTGTATACGGTTATTTTTGATAAGAAGATTCACATTAAAGATATTCACCTCGAAGATCATTTTAAAGAGCCTTTTGTTTTCGAAGGACCAAAAACACTGGCTACCGATATGGAATTTACCATGCCGGATAGCACCAAAAAGAAAATTTATGTTCAGCCCACCGACTGCGAAATGCGTGTGAAATTGAAAGAAATTTGTACCGAATGTGAAATTGTTGCCTCCGATAAACCTTTTAAGACGGTCGTGAAACCCGTAGCTCCCATTAAAGCAGCCGATAAACCTAAGACTGTAACTACACCAACGAATAGCATTCCCCGCGACACTGCCACTCCAAAAAAATAGTTAACTTTACGCTATGTCAAGGTTACTGAGCCTCTTCTGGAAATACAACTTGCCAAGATGGTCAATTCTTATCATCGATTTGGTGATTTGTGCCTTTTCATTAACCCTTGCTTTTTTCCTTCGATTTAATTTTGAAAACATTCCGGATGCGGATTTAAAAAATTTACCGCTTGATTATGCCGCTTTACTTTTAATCCGTGGCGTTTCATTTTTTATTTCAAAAACTTACAAAGGTGTAGTTCGTTATACCAGCACGCGCGATGCCATGCGAATTCTGGCTGTGGTTATTTTAGGAAGCGTTTCTTTAATTGTCG is a window of Bacteroidota bacterium DNA encoding:
- the gldA gene encoding gliding motility-associated ABC transporter ATP-binding subunit GldA, producing the protein MSIVVNNITKLYGEQKALNNVSFTVNTGEIVGFLGPNGAGKSTMMKIITCYIPPTHGAVKVCGFDILEQSLEVKKQIGYLPEHNPLYLDMYVKEFLEFVGGLYKVDNIKKRVAEMIELTGLQVEQKKKIGALSKGYRQRVGLAQAIIHDPKVLIMDEPTTGLDPNQLEEIRGLIKTLGKEKTVMLSTHIMQEVEAVCDKVIIINKGEIVANESTQNLQKNTSKQVYTVEFDASVSKNSLKTISGVREVEQISENTWKISSTEDRDIRKEIFDFAVQNKLSVLTLNKEEQKLEDVFKQLTK
- the rsgA gene encoding ribosome small subunit-dependent GTPase A, with amino-acid sequence MIGILTKSTGSRYLVRLPNGEIIDCVLKGKIRLDGRKTTNPVAVGDVVDVESDENGDYVIANIHPRKNYIIRKSINLSKQAQILASNLDQAMLVVTLVAPRTSLGFIDRFLITAEAYSIPAILVFNKSDVLDEELLGLQQEIISIYENAGYKCIVVSSLKKQNLDEVKDLLKDKTTLISGHSGVGKSTLINAIEPRLDLKTGDISSVHLKGMHTTTFAELHPLSFGGFIIDTPGIKELGLVEMKKEEVGHYFPEIRKVMNNCKFNNCLHVNEPKCAVKEAVENGEISEERYHSYLGILNGEEMDWKEWELR